From a single Bradyrhizobium sediminis genomic region:
- a CDS encoding helix-turn-helix transcriptional regulator → MEFLTTSEAADYVRLGERKLYELVTSGAIPCSKVTGKWLFPRQELDLWVLAGLARPAGMIAADPPPIVGGSQDDLLEWTLRESGSGLASLTEGTARGVDRLQRGEVIAAAVHFHNDDVTGEDANVAAVRAMPGLHDAVLVGLARREQGLLVPSGNPKQLHSLTDVVAAGAQMAVRQPGAGAQMLLDVLLRRAGASLKDLRRLEPPCLTGPDLAAAIRAGRADCGVATRAAAKSAGLDFVPLLWENFDLLMRQRSYFRPSVQALIGFIGQKRLAQRAAELGGYDPAPAGQIRFAA, encoded by the coding sequence ATGGAGTTTTTGACCACCAGCGAGGCTGCCGACTATGTCCGGCTCGGAGAGCGCAAGCTCTACGAACTCGTGACCTCGGGCGCGATCCCCTGCAGCAAGGTGACCGGCAAGTGGCTGTTTCCGCGCCAGGAGCTGGATCTCTGGGTACTTGCGGGACTGGCACGTCCCGCCGGCATGATCGCGGCGGACCCGCCGCCCATTGTCGGCGGCAGCCAGGACGATCTGCTGGAATGGACCTTGCGCGAATCCGGCTCCGGCCTGGCGTCGCTGACCGAGGGCACCGCGCGCGGCGTCGATCGCCTGCAGCGCGGCGAGGTGATCGCCGCGGCGGTGCATTTCCACAACGATGACGTTACCGGCGAAGACGCCAATGTCGCGGCAGTGCGCGCAATGCCGGGGCTGCACGATGCCGTGCTGGTCGGACTGGCGCGACGCGAACAGGGCCTGCTGGTTCCATCAGGTAATCCCAAACAGCTGCACAGCCTGACGGATGTTGTCGCTGCAGGCGCGCAGATGGCCGTCCGGCAGCCCGGCGCCGGCGCGCAGATGCTGCTCGATGTGCTGCTGAGGCGCGCCGGCGCCAGCCTCAAGGACCTGCGCCGGCTCGAGCCGCCATGTCTCACCGGCCCCGATCTCGCGGCCGCGATCCGCGCCGGCAGGGCCGACTGCGGCGTTGCCACCCGCGCCGCGGCGAAATCGGCGGGTCTCGATTTCGTCCCGCTGCTCTGGGAGAATTTCGACCTATTGATGCGGCAGCGCAGCTATTTCCGCCCCTCTGTTCAGGCGCTGATCGGTTTCATCGGGCAGAAGCGGCTGGCGCAGCGGGCCGCCGAACTCGGCGGATATGACCCTGCTCCCGCGGGCCAAATCCGCTTCGCCGCCTGA
- a CDS encoding ABC transporter substrate-binding protein: MLGAFAAVVLSSASALAQVSDDVVKIGVLTDMNGPASTPTGQGSVTAAQMAVDDFGGKVLGKPISVIVGDHQLKPDIGGAIARRWYDVDQVDLIVDVPVSAVGLAVQNIATEKKKLLIVHSTGTADFHGKFCSPYAMQWVFDTRALAVGTAQAVVKRGGDSWFFITDDYAFGHSLERDAASVVTKSGGKVLGSVRPPLATPDLSSFVLQAQASKAKIIGIAGGPPNNMNEIKTGAEFGVFKGGQQMAALLALITDIHSLGLPAAQGLLLTTSFYWDMDDKTREWSKRYFAKMNRMPTMWQAGVYSSVMYYLNAIKESGTDEPLKVAAKMREKPIEDFFSRNGKLREDNLMVHDLMLVEVKKPEESKYPWDYYKILAKISGQEAFGPPDPACSLVKK; this comes from the coding sequence ATGCTCGGCGCATTCGCGGCCGTGGTGCTGTCATCGGCATCGGCGCTGGCGCAGGTGTCGGACGACGTGGTCAAGATCGGCGTGCTCACCGACATGAATGGACCGGCATCGACGCCGACCGGCCAGGGCTCGGTGACCGCGGCGCAGATGGCGGTGGACGATTTCGGCGGCAAGGTGCTGGGCAAGCCGATCAGCGTGATCGTCGGCGATCATCAGCTCAAGCCGGATATCGGCGGCGCCATTGCGCGGCGCTGGTACGATGTCGATCAGGTCGACCTGATCGTGGACGTGCCGGTGTCGGCGGTGGGGCTGGCGGTGCAGAACATCGCCACCGAAAAGAAGAAGCTGCTGATCGTTCACTCCACCGGCACCGCCGACTTCCACGGCAAATTCTGCTCGCCCTATGCGATGCAGTGGGTGTTCGACACCCGTGCGCTCGCGGTCGGCACCGCGCAGGCGGTGGTGAAGCGCGGCGGCGACAGCTGGTTCTTCATCACCGACGACTACGCGTTCGGGCATTCGCTGGAGCGTGACGCCGCCAGCGTCGTCACCAAGAGCGGCGGCAAGGTGCTGGGATCGGTGCGCCCGCCGCTGGCGACGCCGGACCTGTCGTCCTTCGTGCTGCAGGCCCAGGCCTCGAAGGCCAAGATCATCGGCATCGCCGGCGGGCCGCCGAACAACATGAACGAGATCAAGACCGGCGCCGAGTTCGGCGTCTTCAAGGGCGGCCAGCAGATGGCGGCCTTGCTGGCGCTGATCACCGACATCCATTCGCTCGGCCTGCCGGCGGCGCAGGGCCTGCTGCTGACGACCTCGTTCTACTGGGACATGGACGACAAGACCCGCGAATGGTCGAAGCGCTACTTCGCCAAGATGAACCGGATGCCGACGATGTGGCAGGCCGGCGTCTATTCATCCGTGATGTATTACCTCAACGCCATCAAGGAGAGCGGCACCGACGAACCGCTCAAGGTGGCGGCGAAGATGCGCGAGAAGCCGATCGAGGATTTCTTTTCCCGCAACGGCAAGCTGCGCGAGGACAATCTGATGGTTCATGACCTCATGCTGGTCGAGGTCAAGAAGCCGGAGGAGTCGAAATATCCGTGGGACTACTACAAGATCCTGGCGAAGATTTCCGGACAGGAAGCGTTCGGCCCGCCCGATCCGGCCTGTTCGCTGGTGAAGAAGTAG
- a CDS encoding ABC transporter permease, producing MSDQSSAWELILNGDAALFAIVRLSLAVSLSAVALAALVGMPLGALLALSRFPGRSVLVVLLNALMGLPPVVVGLAVYLLLSRSGPLGAMGILFTPTAMTIAQTILIVPIIAALARQTIEDLWVEYRDELTAMDVSPAGRMMTLLWDARFSLLTALLAGFGRAAAEVGAVMIVGGNIDGFTRTMTTAVALETSKGNLPLAMGLGLVLVAIVLAINAAAWGTRVWSERQVG from the coding sequence ATGTCCGACCAGTCCAGCGCCTGGGAACTGATCCTGAACGGCGATGCCGCGCTGTTCGCGATCGTGCGGCTTTCGCTTGCCGTCAGCCTGTCCGCGGTGGCGCTGGCCGCTCTCGTCGGCATGCCGCTTGGCGCGCTGCTCGCCCTGAGCCGCTTTCCCGGACGATCCGTCCTGGTGGTGCTGCTCAATGCGCTGATGGGGTTGCCGCCGGTCGTGGTCGGGCTCGCGGTCTACCTGCTGCTGTCGCGATCCGGGCCGCTCGGGGCGATGGGCATCCTGTTCACGCCGACCGCCATGACCATCGCCCAGACCATCCTGATCGTGCCGATCATCGCGGCGCTGGCGCGCCAGACCATCGAGGATCTCTGGGTCGAGTATCGCGACGAGTTGACGGCGATGGACGTCAGCCCGGCCGGCCGCATGATGACGTTGTTGTGGGATGCGCGCTTCAGCCTGCTCACGGCGCTGCTGGCGGGTTTCGGGCGGGCCGCCGCCGAAGTCGGCGCGGTCATGATCGTCGGCGGCAATATCGACGGATTTACCCGCACCATGACCACCGCGGTGGCGCTGGAGACTTCCAAGGGCAATCTGCCGCTGGCGATGGGACTGGGGCTCGTTCTGGTCGCCATCGTCCTGGCGATCAATGCCGCCGCGTGGGGAACGCGCGTCTGGTCGGAACGGCAGGTGGGCTGA